The Prevotella herbatica genome contains the following window.
TGCCTGATTACAGATAAGCCAGAACCTAAGTCTGCTGCTCCTGCAGTACAACCAGGTATGGGTGGAATGATGTAATTAAATTTGTAAACTCAATATAACATAAAAGGGGCTAATCTTTAAAGATTAAGTCCCTTTTTTTTATTTATTTGCTAATAATTATAAAAAAAAGCCACAAACCTTTTGAATGTATTGAAAAAAAATATATCTTTGCAATAGTTAAGATAAAAAAGTATCGGATTAAATCCGAAAAAGATATTTTTTTGATTTGTTTTAGTAGATTAGTTTTTAAGTAGTTTGTTTTTGAAAATCGGTTGTCGTGATGACATCCGATTTTTTTTTGTATCTTTGCAGAATGAAAATGAATATCAATTGGAAACGGTGGGCTATAATGGCAATAGTTGCCTTTTTGCTTATAATATTAACAAGGTCATTCTTTATGTCCTTAGGTATATTTATGGTATTGTTGCTAATAGACAATTTGTTAGAACAGTGGGAGGAAAAACGCAAGAACAAAGATAAAGAATGATGTTCTTGTATCTGTTGATGAATAAACAAAATATCACTTATGCAAAAGTTAACGAAGTTATATGCTGATTATAAAGGAGAGGAACCTGTAGAGATAGAAAAACTTCCTGGAGCTGGAAGTAACAGACAATACTATCGTTTTGTGGATAAGGATGGCGGTACTATTATCGGCGTTGTTGGTACGAGTAGAGATGAGAACCATGCTTTTATATATTTGGATAATCATTTCTCAATGAGAAAACTTCCTGTACCAAACGTTTTGGCTGTTAGCAATGATGAGTTGCGCTATTTGCAGACCGACTTAGGAAATTCATCTTTGTTTGATGCAATAAAAGGTGGAAGGGAAGCAGACGGAAGATATAATCAAAAGGAACAACAACTGTTGGTGAAGACCATCAGGGAATTGCCTAAGATTCAGATTGAAGGCGCAAGAGAACTGGATTGGACTAATTGCTATCCACAACCTGAATTTGATAAAGAAGGCGTACTCTTTGATTTAAACTATTTCAAGTATTGTTTTCTCAAAGCTACAGGACTAGACTTTCATGAGCTTAAACTTGAAGCTAATTTTAGAATGTTTGCCAAAGATTTGACTTCTGAAGATTGTGACAGTTTTCTTTATCGTGATTTTCAGGCGCGCAATATAATGCTAGATGAAAATGACAATCCATACTTTATTGACTTTCAAGGTGGACGAAAAGGACCTTATTATTATGATGTAGCTTCTTTCTTATGGCAAGCTTCAGCAAAGTATTCGTTCAAACTTCGTCGCAAACTTGTCTATGAGTATTATAATTCGTTGAAGAATTATGTAGAGGTTCCTTCTGAACGCCATTTCGTTGAAAGATTGAGCTTGTTTGTTTTGTTTCGTACTCTTCAGGTTTTAGGAGCGTATGGTTTCAGAGGATATTTTGAGCGTAAAAAGCATTTCTTGGATTCAATACCTCCGGCAATGGATAATCTTCGTGAACTTCTGAAGCTTAATCCTGATATATTCCCTTATCCTTATATGATGGATATGTTGAAGAAACTTACTGAAATGCCCATGTTCTCACATATTGAAGAACCTGCACACAGCAGAGCTGACGGATATAAGATAACAGACAGTAACGTTTATGTAGCACATTCACAAGACGGCCCTGCTACATTCTCAAGTTATGACGCTAAAGGACCTTTGGTTGTAAATGTGAACAGTTTCTCATTTAGAAAAGGAATCCCTGATGATCCTTCTGGAAACGGTGGCGGTTATGTGTTTGATTGCCGTAGCACTCACAACCCGGGTCGTTATGAACCATATAAGAAACTTACCGGACTTGACGAACCCGTTATTCGATTCCTTGAAGATGATGGTGAGATATTGACGTTTCTTGATGAAGTGTATAAACTCGCTGATCATCATGTCATGAGATATATCCAACGTGGATTCACTAATTTGATGTTTTCTTTTGGTTGTACAGGTGGTCAGCATAGATCAGTGTATAGTGCACAGCATCTGGCAGAGCATATTCATGAGAAATTTGGAATTGAAGTACATGTGAATCATCGTGAACAGAATATACAGCAGATATTACTGAAAAAGTAAAGTGAGGTCTGCCCAACATATTTGTTATTATAGATTCAGCATTTTCATCTTTGAAACAACGCAAATAGAATTATTTTCCAAAAGGAAAAAATCTTGTATACGTAAATGATATTAATCAGTATATCCGTACATAATATGGCGGATATACTGATTATCGTATATATACATCATGTAGTTCTTAAAAGAATAATGTCATCGCGCATATTGACCAATGATGTAGTGATAGGGATAAAATCAATTACTTTTCAATAAATTTTGTCATCTCGTGAAAAATGGTTATATTTGCACGCATTAAAAAAGAAAATGATGCAAGCAATGATTTTCGCAGCAGGATTGGGTACTCGCCTAAAACCTCTTACCGATAGTATGCCAAAGGCGTTGGTAAGAGTTGGAGGAGAGCCGCTGCTCAAACGCGTGATCTTTCGATTGAAAGATGCCGGATTCAATTCAATAATAATTAATGTACATCATTTTGCAAGTCAGATAATAGATTATTTAAAGGAGAATGATAATTTCGGACTTGATATAAAAATCAGTGATGAAACTTCAGGATTGCTTGAAACTGGTGGTGGTATAAAGAAAGCCATACCTTTATTTAATCCTAATGATCAGATACTCATCCATAATGTAGACATCTTGAGTAATGTAGATTTAAAGAAATTCTATCATGTAGATCGTCGTGTCATGTGTAAGTCTTGCGGAGTTCCGCATCGTCAAGCTGGGGCAGTATTGCTTGTAAGCTGGCGAAAGACAAAGAGATATCTGATGTTTAATGATGACATGCTTCTTGTCGGTTGGGTTAATATAGAAACCGGTGAGATAAAAAGTCCTTATGCGGAAGTTAAATCTTCTACAATAGATAAGCTTCGTGAAAATTATAAGATGTATGCTTTTTCGGGTATACATTCTTTCTCTCCTCAACTGTTTCCATTCATGTCTGATTATCCAGATAAGTTCCCTATCATGGACTTCTATCTGCAAAACTGCGATAAGATAGCTATTAAGGGATATGTGAAAGAAGACTTGAAACTGATGGATGTCGGAAAACTCGATACGATTGATAATGCGGAAACTTTTCTTGAGGAGTTGAATCAATAAAGAAACTATATATTTAATCAAACAATTAATATGCAACAGAAGATTATTATTCTTGACTTCGGTTCACAGACAACACAACTTATTGGTCGTCGTGTACGTGAATTGGACACCTTCTGCGAAATCTTACCTTACAACAAATTTCCAAAGAATGATCCAAATATCATTGGTGTGATTCTTAGTGGAAGTCCTTATTCAGTTCATGATAAGGAGGCGTTTACGGTTGATTTGAGCCAATTTATAGGTAAGTATCCTGTTTTGGGTATATGCTATGGCGCTCAGTTCATCTCATTTGCCAATGGTGGAAAGGTTGAGC
Protein-coding sequences here:
- a CDS encoding RapZ C-terminal domain-containing protein, whose translation is MQKLTKLYADYKGEEPVEIEKLPGAGSNRQYYRFVDKDGGTIIGVVGTSRDENHAFIYLDNHFSMRKLPVPNVLAVSNDELRYLQTDLGNSSLFDAIKGGREADGRYNQKEQQLLVKTIRELPKIQIEGARELDWTNCYPQPEFDKEGVLFDLNYFKYCFLKATGLDFHELKLEANFRMFAKDLTSEDCDSFLYRDFQARNIMLDENDNPYFIDFQGGRKGPYYYDVASFLWQASAKYSFKLRRKLVYEYYNSLKNYVEVPSERHFVERLSLFVLFRTLQVLGAYGFRGYFERKKHFLDSIPPAMDNLRELLKLNPDIFPYPYMMDMLKKLTEMPMFSHIEEPAHSRADGYKITDSNVYVAHSQDGPATFSSYDAKGPLVVNVNSFSFRKGIPDDPSGNGGGYVFDCRSTHNPGRYEPYKKLTGLDEPVIRFLEDDGEILTFLDEVYKLADHHVMRYIQRGFTNLMFSFGCTGGQHRSVYSAQHLAEHIHEKFGIEVHVNHREQNIQQILLKK
- a CDS encoding sugar phosphate nucleotidyltransferase, with the translated sequence MMQAMIFAAGLGTRLKPLTDSMPKALVRVGGEPLLKRVIFRLKDAGFNSIIINVHHFASQIIDYLKENDNFGLDIKISDETSGLLETGGGIKKAIPLFNPNDQILIHNVDILSNVDLKKFYHVDRRVMCKSCGVPHRQAGAVLLVSWRKTKRYLMFNDDMLLVGWVNIETGEIKSPYAEVKSSTIDKLRENYKMYAFSGIHSFSPQLFPFMSDYPDKFPIMDFYLQNCDKIAIKGYVKEDLKLMDVGKLDTIDNAETFLEELNQ